tagttgGATTTAGAAGTCGAAACAATTGGGGTGAATGTATAGAACTAAAAACTATTGGAACAATTGACGATATCAATAGCTGTTACTAAATATATTCCCAAGTTTTACTTCAaacgttttaattaaaaatataaaactttttttttcagattttcgaTTGGTTTCCCTTAATCCAAAAATAGTAGCAATGATTtcactttaaataataaaaataaacaattatttcattaatataacAATTGATTATCATTATCTATAAACATGagtcataattattttaattacatatttatttacttgtaaCAACTGCACTGcttttctcaaaatatttaaattccttGTAGAAGATTAAAATCTTAAACTTGttcaaaacttagttttgcactatttttataacttttcaatTTACGATTTGCGTCTTTAATTTTCAAGCGATACTTTTCTATtcactatttaaaaaataaaaacgtttgtttgtgtttataaattcaatgaaaCTGATTGTTAACTCTGCCTCGTTCCACAaccaatttaaacaattaataaactttataatcttatcaaaaaaaaaaaggagaatatataataatataacaacaacgataaacatattattaaaggTGAGAAAGGTGAAAAATTGTACGTTAAGAGTTAATGGATTGTATGGAATATGGATAGAAGAGAGTCGAACTACTGAATAGAAAGAAAAGAACCCTTGTTCagtttttcttatcaatttGCATTGTTGTATGTTTGCTCAGTCAATactaaaattatttatcaatttCTTAACAATCTGTAGttgttatatatttgtttttgttattgctggtggtaaaatatagttttattatggaagttttaaaaaaattatctttaacgCTATAAAGATGCGATTGACATGATGATCCATAATAAAAAGAAGGGGTTAATGTCTTGGCTAATACTAAAATGATTTAAAGGCAAAACTTGAAATAGAATctctaaattaaaaatgtatctaaCTTAAACTAGGGCTCTATAAagcgactttcgaataatcgaactatcgactttttgtcgaaaaaagtcgaaaagtcgaagtcgactattttgttccaaaaaagtcgataactcgactatcgtctatgaaaaaaagtcgaaaagtcgactttgtaaataaaagtcgaaaagtcgaaaaaagtcgaaaagtcaaagaGTCGGAAACagtcggaaaagtcgaaaaaagtcggaaaaagtcaaaagaagtcgaaaaattcggaaaaagtcgaaaaaaagtcgaaaaaagtcgaaaaaagtcgaaaatagaaagaagtcgaaaaaactcaaaaaattgcaacaaatagaaaaaatataaataaattttttttattaataataataaataataataatataatgttaaatggcaacattataaatttacgcttctggcaactttataaatttttaactctgctcgggaaaagtcgaaaatagtcgaaaaaagtcggaaagtcgataatagtcgaaaaaagtcgaaaagtcggaaaaagtcgaaagtcgaaaatagtcgaaaatagtcgaaaagtccaaaagtcgaacataaaatattaaaagtcgaaaagttgaaaaatcgacttttaactaaatgcaaaaagtcgaaagtcgacttttcataaaatgcaaaaagtcgacttttcgtttcaactatagaaccctaacttAAACCTTTTAACAattccatttttaacataccaTGATGACGCATTAAAACGCTATGCTGTGGATTGCGTATAATACGTATTTGACGATCGGGATGTTGTGGTTCACCATATTCACCGCCAATATCTTTAGGCAATTGCCATAAAGCACTACGTTCTTCTAGATTATCACGTGGAAAATAAAGAGGTGCCAATACCTCATAAATACCCCGCTCATGGGGACTAACACAAAATATCACGATTTGCGATGTAAATTTATCCAAATAACGGCGTATAGTTcctgtaataaaaacaaaaaacaattagtAAATTATCACTTAAATATAATCACCATAAAAGATAATATACTTAATGCAATATGAGCGGCTAGATCAGCTGGAAATGTTTTTTGATTGGTACTAATATTGCAAACAGctatagtttttaaattcaGTTCTTTGGCTTTACATAAAACGtttctgaaaataaatttataaaataaaagtttatttcgaATATTCTTtcgaaattttgtagtttttacttACCTATAACAACAATGTAAAGTATTTTCGGCTGcagttttgaatttttctttataagatGGACCCACTGTATGTAAAATATAACTAGCGGGTAAATTGTAGCCCTTGGTAACGCGTACTTCACCAGTGCGGCATTCTGAAATAAAGCAAtagtaatattaataatatgtcaacatattttaaaagattaatttaacattaaatagaGTAACAACTTTTTAACCCTAAAAGATCATTATTTTACTTCGGGGTCTTCTAGACCGACAGTGGAATTAAGATTAGTCATGGCAAAATTTGGAGATACTAGAACATTTATCATTATTATGCGCTTTAAATGAtccgatttcaacaattttgaATAGGTTTAATAAAAGTATCTTACAAATTTCATGCGCATAAGATTTagatggacacacagacggccGAACATAATTTAATCGATTCAGGAAGTGATTCTGAGCTGAATGGTATGGCCAATATTTTTggttgttacaaacattagcacaaacgtaAACTACCTTTTACACTATAATGGAGTAGGGTGTAAATATGTACGACCTCGCCAAGATGTGTcaattcttgaaattttcaaggAAAGCCAAAAATGAACATTACGTTTTTGAGAGAACGTTCTGTATAATTCCAATAACCAGAAAGTAATTACTACTTTTACAATAGCAAGCAAGTGACATATATGGTCTCCAGGTCACTTGGAGAAAATCGGGAAAATGTGACTGGTTGTTGTCAATCTAGTAAGAGCCAGACCATCGCAGTACCTGTACAGAATTCCGCTGATTCGTTTGAATTCGAGAATTGGTTAAAAATGCTCAAAATCTGCAGCCAGATATCCGTCACACTTGGCCACATATCGAAATACCTCTTaacaactatttaaaataaattggttCTTATAACAATTGGCTttattatatcctacaccactttagtggggagcgTATATTGGGTtttgtgcagatgtttgtaacgcacaataatattgatcctatacccacctaaagtataccaatcggttccgATTCTttctatgtctgtctgtccgcccatgtaaaccttgtaatcaaagtaaggtcgaaattttggagataattcaatgaaattttggtacatgatcttctattgtcccagggacaaagTGTATTGATAGTTGTtaagatcgatccattatttcagctagcccccatacaactaaacctaaaaccttgtaatcaaactacaggtcgcaattttggagaaaattcaattaaatttggtacatgatattctatttacatcggtccattatttctccaagttcccatacaactaaacctgccaaataaagattttaagttcataattatgtttaatatatttgtatctCGATAAAAAGTTGCAAAATCAAGTTCAATACTGGTCATAATGACCCtcatgaaatttataattatggGGCCTCATTTAACCGTAACCCCTGTAAAAAGccccttttaaaattttattatatttgcagTTCTGTGGAATCCATATAATGCAGGAAAAATGGGAAAAGGTCATAGCTGACAATGGTCGGTACTATGAACAATCTGCAAATGTTTAAAGAttgataaatttgatttttaacttgGAATCATGGACTGATAGAAAGAACAACAAGGATCCAAGGGTATGATTCAGACAAGAAGAAGACGATGAGAAAGCCTCCTCAGAATGAATACGTACGATGTTAGTATGATATATACAGAATACATATCGACTGGACATTTAGATTTACGAGTACAACTATTCAAAATACAACAAACGTATTGCTTTTATCGTTATAGCATTTGTACATCTCAGGTGCAATGTTATATCAAATATTACAGCTCTCTGAAATACTAATGGGAAAATTAAAGAGAACTATTTCCATGAAAAGAAGAACATCTGAAATAATTCCTTTCGTAAGTCACTACATACACAGAGAAAAATAAACTAGTAGAAaagtattgaaattaatacaacCCGTCGTTAATAGtaagcttaccacgtttgttaacatttagataacggatgtatataaaatttagattacgACAACgatttattgcaattttgacAACATAATGTTATCGTACGCATGTAAGTACTTCGaaaacggatgttattgaataattaaaaacatcTTGGTGTTAATTTGATAACTGGCCTGGCAATTTTTTTTCCTCTCTGTAGGGCTTTTCAccaacattttcaaatattagGGAGGGCACAAAGTCACTATATCGGCATAACTGTATTTCTTAAGATTTCTGTAATTCTCTTAGAGATTAGGTTATAATATTGACTAGAGATGATCGTTACCCCTTTACTTTGGAACCACGATCTTAGCCTACAGTagtgattaaaaaaaacttgtaagtTTGTTTTACTGTTAAAATTAGTCTATTGACGACTTTTTTCAATAGTCTATTAACTACTATATGACATAATCTATTGACTGGGCTATGTACTAGTATATTGGCTGCGTTTTGGACTAGccaaataacaatttttcggACAACTCTATgaattagtctattgtcttattAACTGagtaatatatttgtttgtttaaagatTAACCTATAAATTGAAGATTtatactagtctatggactagtcattGTAGTAATTTTTAGACCAGTTCATGGAATGCAATTAAAAGTTTGTAGAAAGGTCAAAAAGTACTGAATTTTGCaagcattatcaaattttgattaaaacagTTAAAACACTATAAACACTTCGGTGAGATCTCTAGGTGGTTTAAGAACTAATACGACAACTTTTCGGTTGATCATATTCTCTTCGTTTCTATCATATTGCCAGTAAATGTTTCGATACATCGACCTGTTATATCAATGTAGTCCTTCATCTCTAAAAGGTCTCGTATTAAACGATATCGTTTGTACTCATTTCCAGTCTCACCATGTACTTTGGAGGAAAAGGAATTTCAGAATATCCAAAATGTTGGGGCCttctcttttacaaaaatagatcTCTTTTACAATAATCGTTAAACCTGCTTACTGGACATTTCACAATTAGACGAATATCAGATGTTATGGATTACCTAGGTTACAGCTTTTGCAGAAATTGTTGAGACGAAGAAGGTTAAGAACCGGTACAAGACCTTTTCCTATCCCTGCCTTCAATAGCAACAACTGAAATATCTTGTTCTATATTTCTTTTGTAATCTAAACTCAATTAAGATCACTTTATGTCACCTATAAATCTAATCAGATTTGTTAAAAGTAGCGATTTGTTGGGATTCTTATCCGAAATCGGTTATGCTGTAAAACTTTATAGAATATAAATCATGCTTACCTCTAATATTATGTGTTAAATCATCTTTTAATTGATTACCAGCTACATTTAAAATACGTTCCGATATAATATTGCTTTCAGTTAAAGTCTCATCGGTTGTATTGGTGATGGCATCTACTTCCAATGTGGTTATGTCACCATccctaaatttaaaaaaaaaataggtttgttaattaaaaaattttaaaaacataattaagtaaaactaaataacaataacaattagtTACCATAATATAAAACGATTATTGACATCACGGGATATGGGAAAGGGACTGCAATTATGACGGGGACCTCCTAAAGTTGAATAATCAGTTATTGGCAGTCTTGTATCTTGTTTGGCAGAACCACCCCAGGTGGATAAATTTTCaggtttaattttctattaaaggaacaaattttactttaatatctatttgtttgtaaatttaatataaaataaaacttacacAAAACGTTGAACCTAACGCTTTGAAATCTTCATTTGAATTTGTATCCAGTCGCATGTTGattgatgttgttttttttatctgcaaatatagaaaacaaaaatacaattttaaaattaaacatttttcatgcaaaagtaatttgtaaatttttgtcatAAGTTAAAATTGGTTTACAGTTTTGTTAATAATTCTTTTCATTTATCaagaacataaatatttttgttgatgtttaaagaatttttgttattttctctgattttgaaaatttccgtTTTATCAAGTGAAACTTTAATTTTCCTGTTAAAGTTACTTTATGAATTGTGTGGTGGTTTTTTTTTACGGGAAAATGTTTCAGTTTGTGTCGACAAAAAAGAAAGAGttgataaattgtttaaaaactttctttaacacacacacacgcaatCATAGTTAACACACATTTGCATTTTCACACTTTCAATGTAAATGAAAAGTTCCGTTAACCACACGTTTTTATACCAAAACACAGCCAAACACACCTTATACCCACACCTTAAGCATTTGAGCAACATTAATGAAATTGGAAATATAGTTAAGGTCATTTAATGTTCTTTAAAATCAGACCAGTGCGGTCAAATTATGACATTCGAAGTTGATcgaaatctaaataaattagaaaataatgttaatgtaGATTTCGATGTTGTAGCTTTTCCTCAGACCGAAATGttgttttgattaaaattgaatacaattgtaataattttaaagttaaaggaCTGAATATGAAATGATCGTTCTTGTAGCGATCAGCTATATATATAGCGATTGATCTCAGATTTGTATTCATGTATATGGGGTCTTTATAAAGTTAAGCAAGGCTAAACTGAACATAAATTGTCCACGGGggccccccgggggcatgttaccttgatgaagcctccgccttggtgttattgaaatcccggggtataaagaggtggcccgTACCTCTAgactggccgggactaaaaaattggttgtagtctactgtttggcttagtccttgcatagattgaaagaggtcagaccagagcaccacatcgtatgaatgagatgtgtgctgggttgatgaatgaaaggtatcatatacagaagataccattgaattttccttccttgtccagatatgttcagagaatactctgttcatatcagaattaccacagtgcgTCCCTGTGAGAAAaaacaatgtcttcggcttattgatggatcgtacttcggtccaccggttacgtctctaggtgctgttgccgaattaaCAGAGGACATCCGATGGTcaaagattagatagctcgagtactccagcaaagtaatTGTGCATGGAcaggtcaaagccaatgtacaaaaattgccacctgattTCTTCATTGAGGAATAAAGGGGCGATGGAAAAGATCATGTGAGATAAGGctgtcaaggcaggtgctcacgttaaaactttCGACATTCATGTCCCCATGTTACTTGCTTAGATTGAACAGTGGTCTAACcggagaaccacataatctggtgcTAAGGGTGGTCAGTTGCCGCATGACTAGTGACTGTCgttaaaacccaaattcgcgggaagagtgagttgcggttaaagaagttaagcaacggggtaGTAATTGTCAGAGATTAGAAAGCTCAAGTACTCGTGCAAAGTTCTTCTACATGGACCGGCaatcaaattgaaaaaataaagcaaatattgGGTATGTATTGAAGTGAGATATGCCATTGAATGGACAAGAGGTGTCCTGAGTTATATCTGGTGAGTTGTCGGAAAAAAATGGAGTGATCGATGAAGTGTCGGTTAAAACAGATTGCGACGTTGAGGAGTTGTAATAAAATCtgggctactatggcaagaggtTGGATAGCTTGAGTACTTTAACAAAGTGCACAGATCAGAAATAAATATCTTGGTACAATCCTCTTTCCTAATATGGACTACTTTAAGAATATTACCAACATATGTATCTAAACTTGTTGAATGCTCTAGGGAACTAATGGAAATATAAAACCGATATATTGAATCGTAAAAAGCTTAAAAGGTTAAACGTGTGATATTAGAGCTCTTATTTCAAATCATCTAACGACCAAATTTTAAATCGCCAAAATATCATTTTTTGATCTTTCTTACGGAAGAGCAGTTCCTAATTGAACTCTGTGAGATAAGTAGAATACAtacaaaagattttataaagttGTATAATCCTCCATCTATCATCCAAAAGTGACTTAAAAGTACACTACAAGAAGTTAGAAATTCGATTTACGCAATTTCTTGAAATATATACAATCATCCAATTATCGGCTAGAAGTGACTATATCATATACATaagatttaacttttattttacaatttaggttgttcttataaaataattattctcGTTTTCTACATTTTTCCTTCTATTACTTTCTAAAATTCAATTTCGTTTGTTTAGTTCATTTGAAAGTATCTTGTTATTTGCTTAGATTAGCAAGTTAACAaattaacttatttatttaattaattaaaatagatttttagttTTACCTTACAACTACATTTCAATAGATGAATTGCATGTGAATTAAAATGGAATTTTCAAAGTATTTTGAGTTCTTTGGTGTTTTTCTATCAGCAAAGAAACAAATGCTAAAGAAAATCGCAAAAATAAAgaagttgtttatttatatgatttttaatttgtttgaattatATGTCAATTTAAAGTTATACCAGTGAactaatattttccataatttcTCAAATATTAAAGTTTGATAAAGTTGTGATATTGGAGTTCCATTCGATCagaagatttttaaattatttttttaatgtcctTAATATCGACATTGCTAAAAAGttcttaaaacaacaaacatttttaaattttctatccCCGACACAAACCTCGACACGATCTAAACAActtcatatttttagaaaactgcCTTAAGTTATGCAGCATTTTGTGTGCTGTGTATAGTGTTAAAACACTGTTTTCAATCTTCCACTAACAACCAACGACAAAGagatgtaaaaataaaacaacaatgaaaataCCATTTTTATCTTGTTTGCATAAGACAAACCCTGCAGTTTAAAATGTAACAATTACCCACCtagtgaaaaaaaatttaaaagatcatAAATTGGAACATTTTCATGTTATTCAAACAGTGAACAGTGAGTTTTGACCGAGCAGACATGACAACTCTCGGCTACATGGTACAATATCTGGTAAACACATTTTAGAAATTGCTGGAAAGTTTCTCCACACCTGCATTATAATCCAAAGTCTTTCACGATCCGACTACTTTTGTACTACGTTCGATGCTAAACGCTCTTTCTTTTGGAACATTTCTCTTTACAACATTGATTCATTCTTGACTTCTAGTTTGACTTCTTTTAGTGTTCGAAATGATTCTAAGATCTAGCTATGTCTATTAGAGGCAATGAATCAGTATATCATCTAGTCATCGTGCAAATAGAGCTTAACATCATTCGAAGTCCCATTCCTAGAATCCATAAACATCTTTAGAAGTTCAATTCAACAGAAATCATAAAATCGTTGTAATAAATTCCAAAAGAAGCGATCTATGATCGATATTAAAATATATCCATATATAGAGCCACGTTTTGAAGTTTTTGCTCTCTTTTTTTCACTTAGTAAGagataaattttgtaatgaatttCTCAGAATGCAATCGTGAGTTGAAAATCGTTTTTAAATTGGAACTGCATCGAAGTCAGCGGGTCATATGTAAATATGCAATatcctttttttttgcataaatataaaCTTTGCCGCGAGTATATAATGGATATTTGCATCTTAGTGTGTAGGAGAGCTTCACAGCACCAAGCACCATCGAGCGTTGTTGGCATCTCAATACATGTCGTATAGGTGCCTGTACGACAAGTGGTTTGTACTGGTGGAGAATCAATTTCGCATCTGGTCGACATGATCCTTTCATATGAAATTTTACAAGATATGTGATGTGTGCTTGTGGGGTTTCCGTGTGAGCCTACTCCAGCATTCCCGATTTCTGTCATGAAATAgttaagatttgtttaaaaattgtctGTCGATTCGGAAGTACCTGCCATGGcacagagattagatagcttggGTTTTTAAACAAAGTGCTTATACATGTTAATAAGCATTCTCATTGCAAGCCATTAAGAGTAGGTTTCTATAAAACGACTTtcaaataatcgactttttgtcgaaaaaagttaaaaagtcaaagttgactattttgttccaaaaaagtcgataattcACCCATCGTCTgtgaaaatgtcaaaaagtcgactttggaaataaaagttaaaaaaagtcgaaaagccgaaaaaaagtcgaaaaatcgtaaaaagtcgaaatgtcggaaaaagtcgaaaaaagtcacaAACTCTAAAATTGTcggaaaacacaaaaaaaagtcaaaaaggagtcgaaaaaagtcaaaatcggaaaaagtcgaaatagtcgacttttaatttattgagaaaaaaatcgaaaagtcgacttttaactaaatgcaaaaagtcgaaaagttgacttttcgtttcaactatagaaccttaATTAAGAGGCAGTAGAGAGTCGTTACTAGTTCATAATGTAGTTAAAAAAGTTCACCATGTGAAAAGATCGTCAAGTAGATGCTCATGAAACACTTCAGGAACTTTTTACatgaattgttttatatttatatatttttggatcaaGTAACACTTATATAGAAGAAAAAGTTAAGCATGTCATTCTCATTTCAATCGCAATGTAATGGTCCTaagtaatttaaagaaaagtaacattaaaaaatatatcctgTATACTTTCTGAGAAAGTAATTATTAAAATCATCAGAAGCAGTCTCAGCTATCTATATGTAATCGAACTGAAGTTTGCGAAGGACTAATTGTGTTCCTTCTTGGAAAAGCTCATGTTAAAATAACTGCTCATGTACATAGTTCATTATGATAGATACAGCCATTCCCTACTGCCGGAAAAAAGGAAAACTGCATACATTTTACATTATTATACCATCTACATTATTTACTATTGAAATGTACAGCTCGTGATatgaacatgtttttttttctatactttACAGCatcattttgtttgtatgtcattgttgttatttttttactttttccttgttgttgtttttctttctggTTCATGATATTCATTTCGCTGCATttctttacatatatatttttttacatattttctattaaagttcCATAAAAGGTACAACGTGtaaatgttgtaaaataaaaaaaacataacaaaaaccaACACAATGTTTACCTaacgttttatattt
The window above is part of the Lucilia cuprina isolate Lc7/37 chromosome 6, ASM2204524v1, whole genome shotgun sequence genome. Proteins encoded here:
- the LOC111679542 gene encoding protein GDAP2 homolog, which produces MRLDTNSNEDFKALGSTFCKIKPENLSTWGGSAKQDTRLPITDYSTLGGPRHNCSPFPISRDVNNRFILWDGDITTLEVDAITNTTDETLTESNIISERILNVAGNQLKDDLTHNIRECRTGEVRVTKGYNLPASYILHTVGPSYKEKFKTAAENTLHCCYRNVLCKAKELNLKTIAVCNISTNQKTFPADLAAHIALRTIRRYLDKFTSQIVIFCVSPHERGIYEVLAPLYFPRDNLEERSALWQLPKDIGGEYGEPQHPDRQIRIIRNPQHSVLMRHHADDDSDNCPHDFEGGGSDLEYGISDLNGLNLNSYSGGMQSQIQADLDRQHLLGTRPSNGVYESVVADGIEGIEHQESSK